In Pseudomonas sp. GCEP-101, one DNA window encodes the following:
- a CDS encoding DUF2804 domain-containing protein, whose product MNTFTHPPTPPAAPPLCDARGRLNGAAVGWSSRPQTLCRLTGNLGRRKRWNHWCINAPGWMLSITIADLDYLGYGAVYFLDLETGRSVHRTQFSPFGLGCHLPDMPNQSHRFEHGQLSLGFDEQPGQLRITACAPNLGGQPLNLALEVQRPAHLESVNLVVPMTGNCFHACSRQMGLPIRGSLTLGHKTYRCSEGQSFAALDFGRGVWPLHTHWTRAAFAAPGGIAGNFGSGWTERSHLSENALWFGGELQALDGPVDIRQAPHDPLSPWQLRDADERVELTFTPRKLHRACPRLGPLFAETSQWFGRFDGALRSADGEQVPVNGALGWVGATHARW is encoded by the coding sequence ATGAACACCTTCACCCACCCACCGACGCCGCCTGCCGCGCCGCCCCTGTGCGATGCGCGCGGCCGCCTGAACGGCGCGGCCGTGGGCTGGTCGTCGCGGCCGCAGACGCTCTGCCGGCTGACCGGCAACCTCGGCCGGCGCAAACGCTGGAACCACTGGTGCATCAACGCGCCGGGCTGGATGCTCTCGATCACCATCGCCGACCTCGACTACCTGGGCTACGGCGCCGTGTACTTCCTCGACCTGGAGACCGGGCGCTCGGTGCACCGCACCCAGTTCAGCCCGTTCGGCCTGGGCTGCCACCTGCCGGACATGCCGAACCAGAGCCATCGCTTCGAGCACGGCCAGCTCAGCCTGGGTTTCGACGAGCAGCCCGGCCAGCTGCGCATCACCGCCTGCGCGCCGAACCTGGGCGGACAGCCGCTCAACCTCGCGTTGGAAGTGCAGCGCCCGGCGCACCTGGAATCGGTCAACCTGGTGGTGCCGATGACCGGCAACTGCTTCCACGCCTGCAGCCGGCAGATGGGCCTGCCGATCCGCGGCAGCCTCACCCTCGGCCACAAGACCTATCGCTGCAGCGAGGGCCAGAGCTTCGCCGCGCTGGATTTCGGTCGCGGCGTCTGGCCCCTCCACACACACTGGACGCGCGCCGCGTTCGCCGCGCCCGGCGGCATCGCCGGCAACTTCGGCAGCGGCTGGACGGAACGCAGCCACCTGAGCGAGAACGCCCTGTGGTTCGGCGGCGAACTGCAAGCGCTGGATGGCCCCGTGGATATCCGCCAGGCGCCGCACGACCCGCTCTCCCCCTGGCAATTGCGCGACGCCGACGAGCGCGTCGAGCTCACCTTCACCCCGCGCAAGCTGCACCGCGCCTGCCCGCGCCTGGGCCCACTGTTCGCCGAGACCAGCCAGTGGTTCGGCCGCTTCGACGGCGCCCTGCGCAGCGCCGACGGCGAACAG
- a CDS encoding BolA family protein: MSMRDRLHTALGALEPQHLEVLDESHMHSRGQETHYKAVIVSPVFAGLNAVKRHQKVYATLGELMGQIHALALHTYTPEEWAQQGAAPESPTCRGGSKHDLH, from the coding sequence ATGAGCATGCGTGACCGCCTCCACACCGCCCTGGGCGCCCTCGAACCGCAACACCTCGAGGTGCTCGACGAGAGCCATATGCACAGCCGCGGGCAGGAAACGCACTACAAGGCAGTGATCGTCAGCCCGGTCTTTGCCGGGCTGAACGCGGTGAAGCGCCACCAGAAGGTCTACGCCACGCTCGGCGAGCTGATGGGCCAGATCCACGCCCTGGCCCTGCATACCTACACCCCCGAGGAGTGGGCGCAGCAGGGCGCGGCACCGGAGTCGCCGACCTGCCGCGGCGGCAGCAAGCACGACCTGCATTGA